One Oryza brachyantha chromosome 3, ObraRS2, whole genome shotgun sequence DNA segment encodes these proteins:
- the LOC102721909 gene encoding PI-PLC X domain-containing protein At5g67130, with the protein MRGAFAAPVVLLVAGLFGAATANVGDSCSTAADCGAGQWCFDCEPEFAGSSCVRSAAANPFQLANNSLPFNKYAYLTTHNSFAIVGEPSHTGVPRITFDNQEDTVTDQLKNGVRALMLDTYDFKGDVWLCHSNGGKCNDFTAFEPALDTFKEIEAFLGANPSEIVTLILEDYVHAPNGLTNVFKASGLMKYWFPVSKMPQNGKDWPLVSEMVAGNERLLVFTSIRSKQATEGIAYQWNFMVENNYGDDGMDAGKCSNRAESAPLNDKTKSLVLVNYFPSVPVKITACLQHSKSLTDMVNTCYGTSGNRWANFLAVDYYKRSDGGGAFQATDLLNGRLLCGCQDIKACSGGSGVVCSS; encoded by the exons ATGCGGGGCGCCTTTGCAGCGCCGGTCGTCttgctcgtcgccggcctcttcggggcggcgacggcgaat GTGGGGGACTCgtgctcgacggcggcggactgCGGCGCCGGGCAGTGGTGCTTCGACTGCGAGCCGGAGTTCGCCGGCTCCAGCTGcgtccgctccgccgccgccaatcccTTCCAACTCGCT AACAACTCGTTGCCATTCAACAAGTATGCCTATCTCACGACGCACAATTCTTTTGCGATTGTTGGGGAGCCATCGCACACGGGAGTTCCACGGATCACCTTTGACAACCAGGAGGATACAGTCACTGATCAACTAAAG AATGGTGTCCGTGCGCTGATGCTTGATACATACGACTTCAAAGGAGATGTATGGCTGTGCCATTCAAATGGAGGGAAATGCAATGATTTCACTGCATTT GAACCTGCACTGGACACATTCAAGGAAATCGAAGCCTTCCTTGGAGCCAATCCATCTGAAATCGTCACGTTGATCCTGGAAGACTACGTGCATGCACCAAATGGCCTGACAAATGTGTTCAAGGCCTCTGGTCTGATGAAGTACTGGTTCCCCGTGTCGAAAATGCCACAGAATGGTAAGGATTGGCCTCTTGTCAGTGAAATGGTTGCGGGGAACGAGCGGCTCCTTGTGTTCACCTCCATCAGGTCAAAGCAGGCCACTGAAGGGATAGCATACCAGTGGAACTTTATGGTTGAGAACAACT ACGGAGATGATGGTATGGATGCTGGGAAATGCTCAAACCGTGCAGAATCTGCACCTCTGAACGACAAAACCAAGTCACTAGTCCTGGTGAACTACTTCCCATCAGTTCCAGTGAAGATAACTGCATGCCTGCAGCACTCCAAGAGCCTTACTGACATGGTGAACACATGCTATGGCACATCTGGGAATCGATGGGCTAATTTCCTCGCAGTTGATTACTACAAG AGAAGTGATGGAGGGGGCGCATTCCAAGCGACAGATTTGCTCAATGGCAGGCTCTTGTGTGGATGCCAGGACATCAAGGCTTGCTCG GGAGGATCTGGTGTAGTATGCTCTTCATGA
- the LOC102718535 gene encoding mitochondrial import inner membrane translocase subunit TIM17-1 isoform X2, with protein sequence MTAVERDPCPDRILDDVGGAFAMGAVGGTAYHFIKGARNSPNGHRLSGGSQAARMSAPRTAGGFAAWGCLYSAFDCAFVYARRKEDPWNSILAGGATGAVLSLRHGMLASGKAALFGAAILALIEGSGIMITRTMATLPPLPPEDSHNHPAHAAFPWMQPPQPVAVEEVSPPESSAIGWIRGLFGRKEKPAAGDRKSDMLESFDTTSPPMPSFDYRFNSPLCIEECTVMEKRRLVNMCLRQI encoded by the exons ATGACCGCGGTGGAGAGGGACCCGTGCCCGGACCGCATCCTGGACGACGTGGGCGGCGCGTTCGCGATGGGCGCGGTGGGCGGCACCGCCTACCACTTCATCAAGGGCGCGCGCAACTCCCCCAACGGCCACCGCCTCTCCGGCGGCTCCCAGGCCGCCCGCATGAGCGCGCCGCGGACCGCGGGGGGCTTCGCGGCGTGGGGCTGCCTCTACTCCGCCTTCGACTGCGCCTTCGTCTACGCGCGCCGGAAGGAGGACCCCTGGAACTccatcctcgccggcggcgccaccggcgccgtcCTCTCCCTGCGCCATGGCATGCTCGCCTCCGGGAAGGCCGCGCTCTTCGGCGCCGCCATCCTCGCGCTCATCGAGGGCTCCGGCATCATGATCACCCGCACCATGGCCACCCTTCCCCCGCTCCCCCCGGAGGACTCCCACAACCACCCTGCGCACGCTGCCTTCCCGTGGATgcagccgccgcagccggTTGCCGTTGAGGAGGTCTCGCCCCCTGAATCTAGCGCCATTGGATGGATTAGGGGCTTGTttgggaggaaggagaagccTGCTGCTGGTGACCGCAAGTCGGACATGCTGGAGTCCTTCGATACAACCAGCCCGCCCATGCCATCCTTCGACTACAG atttaattCACCATTGTGTATTGAGGAATGCACTGTTATGGAGAAACGTAGGTTAGTAAATATGTGCCTCCGACAGATTTAG
- the LOC102718535 gene encoding mitochondrial import inner membrane translocase subunit TIM17-1 isoform X1, with product MTAVERDPCPDRILDDVGGAFAMGAVGGTAYHFIKGARNSPNGHRLSGGSQAARMSAPRTAGGFAAWGCLYSAFDCAFVYARRKEDPWNSILAGGATGAVLSLRHGMLASGKAALFGAAILALIEGSGIMITRTMATLPPLPPEDSHNHPAHAAFPWMQPPQPVAVEEVSPPESSAIGWIRGLFGRKEKPAAGDRKSDMLESFDTTSPPMPSFDYR from the coding sequence ATGACCGCGGTGGAGAGGGACCCGTGCCCGGACCGCATCCTGGACGACGTGGGCGGCGCGTTCGCGATGGGCGCGGTGGGCGGCACCGCCTACCACTTCATCAAGGGCGCGCGCAACTCCCCCAACGGCCACCGCCTCTCCGGCGGCTCCCAGGCCGCCCGCATGAGCGCGCCGCGGACCGCGGGGGGCTTCGCGGCGTGGGGCTGCCTCTACTCCGCCTTCGACTGCGCCTTCGTCTACGCGCGCCGGAAGGAGGACCCCTGGAACTccatcctcgccggcggcgccaccggcgccgtcCTCTCCCTGCGCCATGGCATGCTCGCCTCCGGGAAGGCCGCGCTCTTCGGCGCCGCCATCCTCGCGCTCATCGAGGGCTCCGGCATCATGATCACCCGCACCATGGCCACCCTTCCCCCGCTCCCCCCGGAGGACTCCCACAACCACCCTGCGCACGCTGCCTTCCCGTGGATgcagccgccgcagccggTTGCCGTTGAGGAGGTCTCGCCCCCTGAATCTAGCGCCATTGGATGGATTAGGGGCTTGTttgggaggaaggagaagccTGCTGCTGGTGACCGCAAGTCGGACATGCTGGAGTCCTTCGATACAACCAGCCCGCCCATGCCATCCTTCGACTACAGGTGA